In Pochonia chlamydosporia 170 chromosome 3, whole genome shotgun sequence, the following are encoded in one genomic region:
- a CDS encoding guanyl-nucleotide exchange factor (similar to Neosartorya fischeri NRRL 181 XP_001260382.1), which produces MPFLRRRGNMASETDIRRHATFNATRPSEDDEDDDDDEHAPSTSSPSQPTISGDSYPLALQETNQSEPPGNIPEPSVSETHQRNNKFRRFSILRYRNASDSQLSLRAKQQAEAPPPVPRPPAIITTAPTNDVGGPKKVASRMSLAAKFRRSNDIARDYKHDSSMDKAADVANNRTQLSDERDNAPILMSTDSAFRRPSTQATAASNGTSLSASNNRQSESSRSDASSADAVSHPSPLTTPKKSHISTPFFRLRRNKKPPEPLFPLAHLQQKQAIKNGNVSSTSLSLGTIPRPASSQSATTPRAVNDGGEESQISQSSAASALFVRGGGERSGQSSPTRANLLRGRSSTMSSVGRDSTDDHLLPPTTRTSTSTGRKSFGDLFGLGRIRQNSELSRQGTLTPATPGSIASKSNSLQLPRDSVVLPERQGNESPAKYLARLEGVVSRGVIASALSKGTSAFSSAVLRSYMRSFSFFGDPMDMAIRKLLMEAELPKETQQIDRCLQAFANRYHECNPGIYSSPDQAYFIAFSLLILHTDVFNKNNKHKMQKSDYLKNTRGEGIFDDILGCFYDNISYTPFIHVEDDVDLASERMQTNKSKKKLLLSGNGTDPAKRAAKEPIDPYTLILDGNLDALRPNLKEAMHLDDHYNYLGTATCFNLKDLQNTFFKTGVLQIVSPRSRPDAFMSERTAINPNDAHPGIVDIKVTKVGLLWRKDAKKRKARSPWQEWGAILTGAQLYFFRNTSWVKSLIHQYELHLKSGHDGIPIIFKPPLEEFKPDALMSTHAAVALIDSTYKKHKNAFVYVRQGGLDEVLLADTEDERNDWLAKLNYAAAFRTSGIRMRGVVGGNYDGQGRRGMRRLDSAEGTQLVQTPTGVVSIARGHIDYKMAEDIQTARRDGMQQKIFEADKKVEECQKQLEEQLRNARHLQILAPIQPRTREQLLLAAARMSAQLKWTRMEIWREKCHRDILSQDLADDETILLPNTHQSDSQTTSSTPQPVVTRLESRSRRQHVVERSPQSPTDVSSSQSPSTSCVTKDADSPTKPSTPQTPPQTTIKEVTRSTSDTQSIRKGSISSIATMAGQPSTPAAQVKACQDKDVAVSSRTPDSGQDDVDADERDFLKQAGLWEAKSRRTSLEKASMSTVAEGTEYSVPTDRDRMERSKIRRSLQRTLRESAGHLSHHRSKRGRDAGQPGAGSMEDGTRETTLSRGTGSFVVHGKKASVINLGTELQTLSQEEKILSRKQHQSVQPEPTPQPFCPPAGGDDAEDDFHSALETPSESNGTNSRRGSVASTSTATARSFRELHRKYSSAQAARSVSGGKLTIPLDGESDASLGVSDSGKLPQSAQRAQQEAGSLGTNMKAADNLPLDKRLEGDVSDSDESGCYGEDTLLEPETLATQPMQVVRA; this is translated from the exons ATGCCTTTCCTTCGCCGGCGAGGTAATATGGCCAGTGAGACGGATATTCGACGTCATGCAACCTTCAACGCGACTCGGCCATccgaagatgacgaagatgacgacgacgatgaacATGCTCCCTctacctcatcaccatcgcaACCTACAATCTCTGGAGACTCTTACCCCTTAGCTCTACAGGAGACTAACCAATCCGAGCCACCGGGGAACATCCCAGAGCCATCCGTATCCGAGACTCATCAGCGCAATAATAAGTTCCGCCGATTCTCCATATTGCGATATCGAAATGCATCTGATTCTCAGTTGTCTCTAAGAGCAAAGCAGCAGGCAGAAGCCCCGCCTCCTGTTCCACGGC CAcccgccatcatcaccactgcCCCGACGAACGATGTCGGGGGCCCGAAAAAAGTGGCATCCCGTATGAGTTTAGCGGCCAAGTTTCGCCGCTCCAACGATATTGCCAGAGACTACAAACATGATTCTTCTATGGACAAGGCGGCGGACGTTGCCAACAACAGAACCCAACTTTCCGATGAAAGGGACAATGCTCCCATCCTAATGTCGACTGACTCAGCATTCCGTCGTCCATCAACTCAAGCGACAgcggcatcaaatggcaccTCGCTGAGTGCATCAAATAATCGGCAATCCGAATCCTCCAGGTCTGATGCAAGCTCGGCCGATGCAGTTTCTCATCCAAGTCCGCTCACAACCCCGAAAAAATCCCACATCAGTACACCATTCTTCAGGCTTcgcagaaacaagaagcctCCAGAGCCACTATTCCCCCTAGCTCACCTCCAACAAAAACAAGCCATCAAAAATGGTAATGTTTCATCGACGTCCCTCAGCCTTGGGACTATTCCTCGGCCAGCATCCTCTCAGAGTGCAACTACACCACGAGCAGTCAACGACGGTGGTGAGGAGAGCCAAATATCACAAAGCTCTGCCGCTTCCGCATTATTCGTCCGCGGGGGAGGAGAGCGCTCCGGCCAATCGTCTCCTACACGAGCAAACTTGCTCAGAGGCCGATCGTCTACCATGAGCTCAGTTGGTAGAGATTCCACTGATGATCATCTGTTGCCACCGACCACCCGTACATCCACATCGACTGGTCGTAAGAGTTTTGGTGACTTGTTTGGGCTTGGCCGGATCAGGCAAAATTCCGAGCTCAGTCGTCAAGGAACATTGACGCCTGCCACTCCAGGGTCAATAGCTTCCAAAAGTAATTCACTGCAGTTACCAAGAGACTCGGTTGTTCTGCCGGAACGGCAAGGTAATGAGTCTCCCGCAAAGTATCTGGCCCGTCTTGAGGGTGTAGTGAGTCGAGGAGTAATTGCGTCGGCCTTGTCGAAAGGGACCAGTGCATTTTCCTCTGCCGTGCTCAGAAGCTACATGCGCAGCTTTAGTTTTTTCGGAGACCCAATGGACATGGCAATCAGAAAACTACTTATGGAAGCAGAGCTACCCAAAGAAACTCAACAAATAGATCGCTGCTTGCAGGCATTTGCTAATCGATATCATGAATGCAATCCTGGCATCTACTCATCTCCAGATCAAGCCTACTTTATAGCGTTTTCTCTTCTTATCCTTCATACCGACGTATTCAATAAGAACAATAAACACAAAATGCAAAAGTCGGACTATTTGAAGAACACTAGGGGAGAGGGCATATTTGATGATATTCTTGGATGCTTCTACGACAATATTTCATACACGCCCTTCATTCatgttgaagacgatgtGGACTTGGCGAGCGAACGCATGCAAACGAATAAATCCAAGAAAAAGTTACTCCTTTCCGGCAATGGCACCGATCCCGCGAAACGTGCTGCCAAAGAACCTATCGATCCTTATACACTCATCTTAGACGGCAATTTGGATGCGCTGCGACCAAATTTGAAAGAAGCCATGCATTTAGATGACCACTACAATTACCTAGGAACTGCGACTTGCTTCAACCTTAAAGATTTGCAGAACACGTTTTTCAAGACTGGAGTCCTCCAGATTGTATCCCCCAGATCTCGGCCGGATGCCTTCATGTCAGAAAGGACTGCTATAAACCCCAATGACGCTCATCCCGGAATAGTGGATATCAAAGTCACCAAAGTCGGGTTGCTATGGCGAAAGGATGcgaagaaaaggaaggcAAGGTCGCCGTGGCAGGAATGGGGTGCGATCTTGACCGGAGCCCAATTGTATTTTTTCCGGAATACGAGCTGGGTAAAGAGTCTTATCCATCAGTACGAGCTTCATCTCAAGAGTGGGCATGATGGTATACCGATTATATTCAAGCCCCCACTAGAAGAGTTCAAGCCGGATGCACTCATGTCCACCCATGCTGCGGTTGCGCTCATCGACTCTACATACAAAAAGCACAAAAATGCGTTTGTGTATGTTCGACAAGGTGGCCTGGACGAGGTACTGTTGGCAGATACCGAGGACGAACGCAATGACtggcttgccaagctcaactATGCCGCTGCGTTCAGAACATCGGGCATCCGGATGCGTGGCGTGGTCGGCGGCAACTATGATGGCCAAGGCCGTCGTGGTATGCGTCGCTTAGACAGCGCTGAGGGGACGCAACTAGTCCAAACTCCCACGGGTGTAGTTTCAATTGCTCGGGGGCATATTGACTACAAGATGGCGGAAGATATACAAACGGCACGCCGAGATGGCATGCAACAGAAAATTTTCGAGGCCGACAAGAAGGTGGAAGAATGTCAGAAGCAATTGGAAGAGCAGTTGAGAAACGCAAGACATCTGCAGATCTTAGCCCCAATCCAGCCGCGAACCAGAGAACAGCTCTTGCTGGCTGCAGCACGTATGTCCGCACAACTGAAATGGACTCGAATGGAAATTTGGCGCGAGAAATGCCACCGCGACATCCTTTCTCAAGACCTTGCAGATGACGAGACCATATTATTGCCTAATACTCACCAGTCAGATTCGCAGACCACTTCGTCCACTCCTCAACCCGTGGTGACTCGATTAGAGTCGAGGTCTAGGCGTCAACACGTCGTTGAAAGAAGTCCTCAGTCGCCGACAGATGTCTCGTCATCACAAAGCCCAAGCACAAGTTGTGTTACCAAAGATGCCGACTCGCCGACGAAGCCTAGCACCCCTCAAACGCCACCGCAAACTACCATTAAAGAAGTCACTCGTTCGACGTCTGACACTCAAAGCATAAGGAAGGGATCTATATCCAGCATTGCCACAATGGCTGGACAACCGTCTACTCCTGCCGCTCAAGTCAAAGCTTGTCAGGATAAAGACGTTGCAGTTTCTTCAAGAACGCCGGATAGTGGTCAAGACGATGTAGATGCTGACGAGCGGGATTTCTTGAAGCAAGCAGGGCTGTGGGAAGCGAAATCGAGGCGAACTTCTTTAGAAAAGGCATCGATGTCCACAGTAGCTGAAGGCACGGAGTATTCAGTCCCCACAGACCGAGACAGGATGGAAAGAAGCAAGATCAGGCGAAGTCTGCAGCGGACTCTTAGGGAGAGTGCCGGGCATCTCTCACATCATCGCAGCAAGAGGGGTAGAGACGCCGGACAACCAGGTGCTGGTTCCATGGAGGACGGGACACGAGAGACAACGCTATCCCGCGGCACTGGTAGCTTTGTGGTTCACGGTAAAAAGGCTTCGGTAATAAACTTGGGCACGGAGCTGCAAACCTTATCACAGGAGGAAAAGATTTTGTCGCGGAAGCAACATCAGTCCGTGCAACCTGAACCGACGCCTCAGCCGTTTTGTCCTCCTGCTGGTGGAGACGACGCCGAAGACGATTTCCACTCGGCGCTCGAAACTCCCTCTGAATCAAACGGCACGAACAGCAGGAGGGGCTCGGTAGCCAGCACAAGCACTGCAACGGCTCGTAGTTTCAGGGAGCTTCACAGGAAATATTCGTCCGCACAAGCCGCCAGGAGCGTTTCAGGCGGGAAACTCACCATCCCACTGGATGGTGAGAGCGACGCTTCGCTCGGTGTCTCTGATAGTGGAAAACTACCACAATCAGCACAAAGGGCACAACAAGAAGCCGGCTCCTTGGGGACGAATATGAAAGCAGCTGACAATTTGCCCTTGGATAAAAGACTTGAGGGAGACGTCAGTGATAGCGATGAGTCGGGATGTTACGGCGAAGATACTCTTCTTGAGCCTGAGACCCTAGCAACTCAACCGATGCAAGTAGTACGAGCCTAA
- a CDS encoding signal recognition particle subunit (similar to Trichoderma reesei QM6a XP_006967660.1) — MPQDSATALSVLLRGATLDDHDEVLKAANAALRANKTDELAQHTRVIALLKLDRFAEASRAISEGGIKLEAICVLEKAYALYKLGKLDEATNILSSAGIQKRSLSHVAAQVAYRAERFDEAESIYNRLLASDLDEEGNDLGINIQATQAQAEWKGVSLSCAPEPEKAPETFELCYNAACASIAKGSFNMASKLLHRALTLCDASDELTEEDKEEERKPILAQQAFVLAKVGDINRAKEMLHTMDITTGTDPDFHLVTQNNHWALEKKPHNPFLVQRQFAAWVSRNGTPNLFHFQSGILRRNASVVDLHAHKVNGVKERVKKLMGQAQMPSFNPAVNSLSVIGVAAETQGLSEKDILPSLTSLYKARPNDTGLILTLVQLHVQRKNIGAALHTLGSFFSRLEDAGDEQSQRVRFSPGLVALAVSLKRIQKRETSAKYELVKAAEFWRNRSTTQVASLLKEAGIALASSSNANELDLAAASFTKLVNENQLSPIISAGLVAALAAADTAVVEEHIAKLPSVDSLVSGVDVHSLLESGVASVADATSVGRKRQPPTELSGERANQKRRRTRLPKSFVEGQMPDPERWLPLRDRSSYRPKGKKGRKKAAESTQGGMVKEEETLGLVGGGGVKVEKAAASNASKKKKKSKK; from the exons ATGCCTCAAGACTCCGCCACTGCTCTCAGCGTTTTATTGCGTGGAGCCACATTGGATGACCACGACGAGGTTCTCAAAGCCGCAAATGCGGCGCTCAGGGCCAACAAAACCGACGAGCTAGCCCAGCATACGAGGGTTATCGCCTTACTCAAATTGGATCGCTTCGCCGAGGCATCTCGAGCAATCTCTGAAGGTGGAATCAAGCTGGAGGCGATTTGTGTCCTTGAGAAGGCATATGCTCTATACAAACTTGGAAAATTGGACGAAGCCACGAATATCCTTTCTTCTGCTGGTATCCAAAAACGAAGCCTCAGTCATGTTGCAGCTCAAGTAGCATACCGCGCCGAGAGGTTCGACGAGGCAGAGTCTATTTATAATCGTCTGCTTGCCTCGGATTTAGATGAGGAGGGCAATGATCTCGGCATCAATATTCAAGCCACTCAAGCCCAGGCCGAGTGGAAAGGCGTGTCTTTGTCCTGCGCTCCAGAGCCAGAAAAGGCCCCAGAGACCTTTGAACTTTGTTACAATGCTGCATGTGCCAGTATTGCTAAAGGGTCGTTTAATATGGCCTCCAAGCTTTTGCATCGTGCCCTGACTCTGTGTGATGCCTCTGATGAGCTGACGGAagaggacaaggaagaggagcgcAAGCCTATCTTGGCCCAACAGGCATTTGTTTTGGCCAAGGTGGGAGATATTAATCGTGCTAAGGAGATGCTTCATACTATGGACATTACAAC AGGCACTGACCCTGATTTCCATTTAGTCACCCAAAACAACCACTGGGCCTTGGAAAAGAAGCCGCATAATCCATTTTTGGTCCAGCGTCAGTTTGCGGCTTGGGTGTCAAGAAATGGCACGCCAAACCTCTTCCACTTTCAGTCTGGTATTCTCCGCCGGAATGCTTCTGTCGTTGATTTACATGCACACAAGGTCAATGGTGTCAAAGAGAGAGTGAAGAAGCTTATGGGACAGGCCCAGATGCCATCTTTTAATCCTGCCGTGAACAGCTTGTCCGTTATTGGAGTAGCCGCTGAGACGCAAGGTTTGTCAGAAAAGGACATCCTGCCGTCTCTGACTAGCCTGTACAAGGCAAGGCCCAATGACACAGGACTGATCCTGACCTTAGTGCAGCTTCATGTGCAAAGAAAGAACATTGGAGCTGCCCTCCACACCCTGGGATCCTTTTTCTCTCGCCTAGAAGACGCTGGAGATGAGCAGTCTCAACGAGTTCGATTCAGCCCTGGATTGGTGGCACTAGCGGTATCCCTTAAGCGTATCCAGAAGCGGGAGACATCAGCCAAGTATGAGCTTGTGAAAGCTGCAGAGTTTTGGCGCAATCGTTCCACCACCCAGGTCGCTTCGCTCCTGAAAGAGGCTGGCATTGCGCTTGCGTCCTCATCCAACGCCAACGAGCTGGATCTGGCAGCTGCTTCCTTTACAAAGCTTGTCAATGAAAATCAATTGTCGCCTATCATATCTGCTGGGTTGGTTGCTGCTCTGGCAGCTGCTGACACTGCCGTAGTTGAAGAACACATCGCTAAGCTTCCGTCTGTGGACAGCCTTGTCAGCGGCGTTGACGTGCACAGCTTACTGGAATCCGGCGTAGCCTCAGTTGCGGATGCCACATCTGTCGGTAGAAAGAGGCAGCCTCCCACCGAGCTCAGTGGTGAGCGTGCAAATCAAAAACGAAGGAGGACGAGGTTGCCGAAGAGCTTCGTCGAGGGCCAAATGCCTGATCCTGAACGATGGCTCCCGTTACGAGATAGGTCATCCTATCGGCCAAAAGGCAAGAAGGGACGGAAGAAGGCCGCCGAGTCCACACAAGGGGGCATGGTAAAGGAGGAGGAAACTCTGGGCTTGGTAGGAGGTGGCGGTGTTAAAGTAGAGAAGGCTGCGGCGTCAAACgcatcaaagaagaagaagaagagcaagaaatAG